In Stomoxys calcitrans chromosome 2, idStoCalc2.1, whole genome shotgun sequence, the following proteins share a genomic window:
- the LOC131994794 gene encoding uncharacterized protein LOC131994794 — MSHLQVPVNKCSQCLLPITSIQYVRCYQCNRNFHHSPCCSLSESSHASMSTSKKNDWKCHICKPRKSPNNAYKTFVFGGTNNSSQSIESPKTIPEEQQNKQQREDDEINTNNTKRFKEAATALNINNNNSSSNETTNTRDDIAELKTGMVDLKSSLQLIAASISSLSIDLKSHMDSALVEMNKNVATIAAQVVELQKKDKEKSEQIDELNKRIQRLEQQAIDKNIEINNVEDMDIEAEVLVKRITDSLGVDVSRDHISHTYKIKRKKKIIVEFSTLNKKKELMGKLKSHRVKANVAKGEPENESGGYVYINDELTMHNRRLLWAAKMKAKENGWKFVWVRNGVIYARKNESSSLIILYNASDLESITN, encoded by the coding sequence ATGTCTCATTTGCAAGTGCCGGTTAACAAGTGCTCTCAATGCCTTTTACCAATAACATCAATCCAATACGTGCGTTGTTATCAGTGTAATCGCAATTTTCACCATAGCCCTTGTTGTTCACTTTCCGAAAGTTCACATGCAAGCATGAGTACAAGTAAAAAGAACGATTGGAAGTGCCACATATGCAAACCGAGGAAATCCCCCAACAACGCGTACAAGACATTCGTATTTGGCGGCACCAACAACTCCAGCCAAAGCATTGAATCGCCAAAAACCATTCCTGaggaacaacaaaacaaacagcaaaGAGAAGATGACGAGATTAACACCAATAACACCAAACGTTTTAAAGAAGCAGCAACAGCACTcaacattaacaacaacaacagcagcagcaacgaaACAACGAATACAAGAGACGACATAGCAGAACTTAAAACTGGAATGGTCGACTTAAAGAGCAGCTTACAGCTAATTGCAGCAAGCATCTCATCGCTAAGCATTGATCTGAAGTCACATATGGATTCAGCATTAGTGGAGATGAATAAAAATGTAGCGACCATAGCAGCACAAGTGGTCGAATTGCAGAAGAAGGATAAAGAAAAGTCTGAGCAAATAGATGAACTCAACAAGCGCATACAGAGATTAGAGCAACAAGCGATAGATAAAAATATAGAGATAAATAATGTGGAAGACATGGATATCGAAGCCGAAGTATTAGTTAAGAGAATTACTGATTCCCTTGGTGTAGATGTGAGTAGAGATCATATTAGCCATacctataaaataaaaagaaagaagaaaataattgtGGAATTTTCAACTCTCAATAAGAAAAAAGAGTTAATGGGAAAGCTTAAGAGCCATCGCGTAAAGGCAAATGTGGCGAAAGGCGAACCAGAAAATGAGAGCGGTGGTTATGTTTATATTAATGATGAGCTGACTATGCACAATaggcgccttttgtgggctgcAAAGATGAAGGCAAAAGAAAATGGTTGGAAGTTTGTATGGGTGCGAAATGGTGTTATTTATGCGAGGAAAAACGAAAGCTCATCTcttataattttatataatgCATCAGACTTGGAATCGATTACCaactga